The Lineus longissimus chromosome 2, tnLinLong1.2, whole genome shotgun sequence genome window below encodes:
- the LOC135482792 gene encoding zinc transporter ZIP1-like: MLSIEAVKGLVLCALFILTFTFSMIPLKFVALSTNAAIDPERRQKFQRAVSFLSCFAAGVFLGTCFMDLFPEVKDRMVEVFFVLKIYSTFPIAEFLMIFGFFLILIIEQISLSVKERHFEESEVGKPLLRKSHKQKTYQTVNIDHACDENHIHESFQHSYSSQRSFEGISDQPISAAPSFTNSLTGEDDDSIVMDGDHSMHVDQSSHSTVRSMILVIALSLHSVFEGLAVGLQPTSEEVLQIFSALVLHKCILAFSLGLNLMQSKFGRGATIRANLLFSITSPVGIGIGIAIVDLSESMYSSLANGLLQGIACGTFLYVTFFEVLPHEFNNSDNRLLKLFFLILGYSTIVAIQFIHPETYRPPCFKAPTKP, encoded by the coding sequence ATGTTGTCGATAGAAGCTGTAAAGGGCTTAGTTTTGTGTGCCCTTTTTATTCTGACTTTCACATTTAGTATGATACCCCTGAAATTTGTTGCTCTATCCACCAATGCGGCGATAGACCCTGAGAGGCGGCAGAAATTCCAGCGCGCTGTGAGCTTTCTGAGTTGCTTTGCTGCTGGAGTCTTCCTTGGGACTTGCTTTATGGATCTGTTCCCAGAAGTCAAAGACAGGATGGTGGAAGTTTTCTTTGTGTTGAAAATCTACTCAACGTTTCCTATTGCTGAGTTTCTGATGATTTTCGGATTCTTCTTGATTCTCATAATTGAACAGATATCGCTCTCTGTTAAGGAACGCCATTTTGAGGAGAGTGAAGTTGGAAAACCATTGCTCCGTAAAAGTCACAAACAAAAAACCTACCAAACTGTGAATATTGATCACGCTTGTGATGAAAACCACATTCATGAGTCGTTTCAGCATTCATATTCTTCACAAAGAAGTTTTGAGGGAATAAGTGATCAACCAATTAGTGCGGCACCAAGTTTTACAAACTCATTGACAGGAGAGGATGATGATAGCATCGTGATGGATGGAGACCACTCAATGCACGTTGATCAAAGCTCTCACTCAACTGTTCGTTCAATGATTCTCGTGATTGCTCTGTCACTTCATTCTGTATTCGAAGGATTAGCGGTGGGATTGCAACCAACTTCAGAAGAGGTGCTACAAATTTTCAGTGCATTAGTTCTCCATAAGTGTATTCTAGCCTTCAGTTTAGGTTTGAACTTGATGCAGAGTAAATTTGGACGTGGGGCTACAATTAGAGCAAATCTACTCTTTTCTATCACATCGCCTGTGGGCATAGGGATAGGGATTGCCATAGTGGACTTGTCAGAGTCAATGTATTCAAGTCTTGCAAATGGACTTCTCCAAGGTATTGCATGTGGAACTTTCCTGTATGTGACATTTTTCGAAGTGCTTCCTCATGAGTTCAATAACAGCGATAATAGGTTGTTGAAGTTATTCTTCCTCATTTTAGGTTATTCTACCATTGTTGCTATTCAGTTTATACATCCTGAAACTTACAGACCTCCTTGTTTTAAAGCGCCAACAAAACCATGA
- the LOC135483745 gene encoding spindle and kinetochore-associated protein 1-like: MNSTTIEDLSGHFQAKIQHIHTLLQLRNVTKEKDLCELLSAVNHSVYDLEATVTRMKLILTSEREKLREFEAMKKSLLDLNARATYTNDNIPARLPKAQKVSSVQPASAPTHSITPLQPKQIQSSAPSNHTCRPTSVSQAAVPKQEETGPSIEYLTVDEFESVPKYMKGRMTYEKMNSAIDELNHAFDAKYKILRQRRSYLSEKQKQKARDYKAQENKDTKGLHFIVEDDIKNDSGLKLDKASKTLFTILRHCQRFREVRSGKLLRYVLCEYSY, translated from the exons atgaaTTCCACAACTATTGAAGACTTATCAGGGCACTTCCAAGCCAAGATTCAGCACATTCACACCCTGCTTCAGCTTCGGAATGTAACAAAAGAGAAGGACCTCTGCGAGTTGCTgtcagctgtcaatcattctgTGTATGATCTGGAGGCCACTGTCACAAGAATGAAACTGATACTGACCAGTGAAAGAGAAAAACTAAGGGAATTTGAG GCTATGAAAAAGAGTCTGCTTGATTTGAATGCCAGAGCCACTTACACAAATGACAACATCCCAGCACGACTTCCAAAGGCTCAAAAAGTATCAAG TGTCCAGCCTGCCAGCGCTCCGACTCATAGTATCACTCCATTGCAACCAAAACAGATCCAGTCGTCTGCTCCAAGTAATCATACCTGTAGGCCTACCTCAGTCTCTCAAGCTGCTGTGCCCAAACAGGAGGAAACTGGCCCATCCATTGAATATTTGACTGTTGATGAATTTGAAAGTGTACCAAA GTACATGAAAGGCAGAATGACCTATGAGAAAATGAACAGTGCTATAGATGAACTTAATCACGCGTTTGATGCAAAATACAAAATCTTACGCCAGCGGAGATCGTATTTGTCTGAAAAACAGAAGCAGAAAGCAAGAGATTATAAGGCACAAGAAAATAAGGATACGAAAG GTTTGCATTTTATAGTGGAAGATGATATAAAGAACGACAGCGGGTTGAAGCTAGATAAAGCCAGCAAAACGCTGTTTACGATTCTGCGCCACTGCCAGAGATTCCGAGAAGTGAGGAGCGGAAAGCTTTTGAGATATGTGCTGTGTGAATATTCATATTGA
- the LOC135482791 gene encoding cilia- and flagella-associated protein 53-like: protein MMATRRQTRNREVTGPAPHSVAIRERPPNKYPPEKLILDRRKKEDMREEAVAMTKYNKLFDLKSDWERWTDRKIQLNTVRRKVDGMLLANEFSVEDRRERLRDLLAAEEAQYLVEMEAKEETVLERQARMRDRAKLLKERREAERLKIVEDKYDQQFRNQCEELRSTLTKRHQDEVCAERMEQLKIKAELDLQHQQEEEMWARLWHEDMLAKAAREEKEAQAQIERNMETVKTLELQKAALAEKRAESVKLREEEAQLLKEQAELRKLEMAKEHEEKCRRQKEARQQFDQSLKQRMKRKAKEVQEQLAFDMKILEQLLEESRNEAMEELQRKKELREEDRRYRAYLKQMQLEEAAREKELDRLLDEEVEKMWQKRLQQWELERQARAKLLEDVIACRRQQLAEKKRINEQRQIESQREREELQKAIEENKQHELAKAGKIKEQFELHQRDLIDQIEYNDKMRELAKMETDREYILAQEAEREYQRKIQDCLDRPFVDKVHPMRRQRQVEMASS from the exons ATGATGGCAACAAGGAGACAGACCCGGAATCGAGAGGTTACCGGACCAGCACCACATTCAGTAGCCATC AGGGAACGTCCTCCCAATAAGTACCCACCAGAGAAACTCATCCTTGACAGGAGGAAGAAGGAAGATATGCGAGAGGAAGCCGTGGCTATGACAAAATACAACAAGCTGTTTGACTTGAAAAGTGATTGGGAAAGATGGACAGACAGAaaaatacagctaaatacagtCAGAAGAAAAGTAGATGGCATGCTCTTGGCAAATGAATTTAGTGTTGAAGACCGAAGAGAAAG GCTTCGTGATTTATTGGCGGCAGAGGAGGCACAGTATCTCGTTGAAATGGAGGCAAAAGAGGAGACAGTCCTTGAGAGACAGGCCAGAATGAGGGACCGAGCAAAGCTTCTGAAGGAAAGGCGTGAGGCAGAGAGGTTGAAGATTGTTGAGGACAAATATGATCAGCAGTTCAG AAATCAATGTGAAGAACTGAGATCGACACTCACTAAGCGTCACCAGGATGAAGTCTGTGCAGAACGTATGGAACAGTTGAAAATCAAAGCCGAACTTGATCTGCAACACCAACAAGAAGAGGAGATGTGGGCTAGACTCTGGCATGAAGACATGTTGGCTAAAGCTGCCCGAGAAGAAAAAGAGGCCCAGGCTCAAATTGAGAGGAACATGGAGACAGTCAAGACACTGGAGCTTCAGAAGGCTGCCCTTGCAGAGAAAAGGGCTGAGTCTGTAAAATTGAGAGAGGAGGAGGCACAGTTATTG AAAGAACAAGCTGAACTTCGTAAACTCGAGATGGCCAAAGAACACGAGGAGAAGTGTCGACGTCAGAAGGAGGCTCGTCAGCAGTTCGATCAGTCTCTGAAGCAGCGCATGAAGAGGAAGGCTAAGGAGGTTCAGGAGCAGCTTGCCTTTGACATGAAGATCCTTGAGCAGCTGCTGGAGGAGTCTCGTAACGAGGCAATGGAAGAGTTGCAGAGAAAG AAAGAACTACGTGAAGAAGATCGCCGTTACCGTGCCTACCTAAAACAGATGCAGCTCGAAGAGGCAGCACGTGAGAAGGAACTCGACCGTCTCCTCGATGAAGAGGTTGAGAAGATGTGGCAGAAGCGCCTCCAACAGTGGGAGCTGGAGAGACAAGCTCGTGCCAAGCTATTGGAAGATGTTATTGCCTGTAGACGGCAACAGCTTGCTGAGAAAA aacGAATCAATGAACAGCGCCAGATCGAATCCCAACGAGAGCGCGAAGAGCTGCAAAAGGCTATCGAAGAGAACAAGCAGCATGAACTGGCAAAGGCAGGGAAAATCAAGGAGCAGTTTGAACTACACCAGAGGGATCTTATCGACCAAATTGAGTACAATGACAAGATGCGTGAGTTGGCAAAAATGGAAACGGATCGGGAATACATTTTGGCTCAAGAAGCGGAGCGCGAATACCAGAGAAAAATACAAGATTGTTTGGATAGGCCGTTTGTTGATAAGGTTCATCCAATGAGGAGGCAGCGCCAAGTTGAGATGGCGTCATCATAG
- the LOC135483744 gene encoding T-complex protein 1 subunit gamma-like yields the protein MSQVLVLNQNTKRESGKKVQLGNVTAAKTVADVIRTCLGPRAMLKMLMDPMGGIVMTNDGNAILREITVEHPAAKSMIEIARTQDEEVGDGTTSVIILAGEMLAVASPFLQQKMHPTVIISAYRQALEDIVDILKEKISRPVDTSNRDEMLKIIKSCVGTKFISKWSDLACKIALDATKTVALEEHGRKEIDIKRYAKVEKVPGGTMEDSEVLSGVMINKDIVHPKMKRRIENPRILLLDCNLEYKKGESQTNLEITSETDFAKILQLEEEFVANICADIIRVKPDLVITEKGVSDLAQHFLVRAGVAAIRRVRKSDCNRIARACGATIVNRTEEIKEEDVGTECGLFEIKKMGDEYFTFLTQCKNPKACTILLRGASKDILMEVERNLQDAMNVARNVMIDPFLVPGGGAGEMALAQALNEKAKTIQGVDQWPYRAVSRALEVIPRTLIQNCGANTIRTITALRAKHAADGNTTWGVDGESGNIVDMNDFGIWEPLSVKAQIYKTAIETAVLLLRIDDIVSGMKKKREEPGYIPPQEGEQ from the exons ATGTCTCAAGTTCTAGTTCTGA ATCAGAATACCAAGCGGGAGTCGGGCAAGAAGGTCCAGTTAGGCAATGTGACAGCCGCAAAG ACGGTTGCAGATGTCATAAGAACATGCCTTGGACCAAGAGCTATGCTGAAg ATGTTGATGGACCCCATGGGTGGTATTGTGATGACCAACGACGGCAATGCTATCCTCCGGGAGATCACTGTTGAGCATCCAGCCGCCAAGTCCATGATTGAGATTGCAAGGACCCAGGATGAAGAGGTTGGAGATGGTACCACGTCTGTCATCATCCTTG CTGGTGAAATGTTGGCTGTAGCCAGCCCGTTCCTCCAACAGAAGATGCACCCTACTGTGATCATCAGCGCCTACAGACAAGCCTTGGAAGACATTGTTGACATTCTAAAAGAAAAGATCAG TCGCCCTGTTGACACCTCGAACCGAGATGAAATGTTGAAGATCATCAAGAGCTGTGTTGGAACAAAATTTATCAGCAAATG GTCGGACCTTGCTTGTAAGATTGCTCTTGATGCAACTAAGACAGTTGCCCTAGAAGAACATGGCCGTAAAGAAATTGATATCAAGCGATATGCTAAAGTAGAAAAG GTCCCTGGTGGAACTATGGAAGACTCTGAAGTGTTGTCTGGTGTAATGATAAATAAGGATATTGTTCACCCAAAAATGAAGAGGCGGATAGAGAACCCAAGAATTCTACTCCTCGACTGCAACTTGGAATACAAGAAAGGAGAGAGTCAAACCAATCTAGAAATAACTAGTGAAACAGATTTTGC TAAAATCCTCCAGCTTGAAGAAGAGTTTGTTGCCAATATCTGTGCAGATATCATCCGTGTTAAACCAGATCTTGTCATCACAGAGAAGGGTGTCTCAGATCTTGCTCAACATTTCCTGGTCAGGGCTGGTGTGGCTGCAATCAGGAGAGTAAGGAAATCAGACTGTAACAGAATTGCAAG GGCATGTGGAGCAACGATTGTGAACAGAACTGAGGAAATCAAAGAGGAGGATGTTGGAACAGAATGTGGACTCTTCGAGATTAAGAAAATGGGAGATGA ATATTTCACATTCTTGACGCAGTGTAAGAACCCTAAGGCTTGCACCATCCTGCTTCGAGGAGCCAGTAAAGACATTCTGATGGAGGTCGAACGTAACCTGCAAGATGCCATGAATGTAGCCAGGAATGTTATGATTGATCCCTTCTTGGTGCCCGGTGGAGGCGCTGGAGAAATGGCCCTTGCTCAG GCCCTGAACGAGAAGGCTAAGACTATCCAAGGAGTTGACCAGTGGCCTTACCGTGCAGTCTCAAGAGCTCTAGAGGTTATTCCTAGGACACTTATACAGAACTGCGGAGCTAACACGATTAGGACAATTACAGCTCTTAGG GCAAAGCATGCAGCTGATGGTAATACAACCTGGGGCGTGGATGGCGAATCTGGTAACATCGTCGACATGAACGACTTTGGAATTTGGGAACCATTGTCTGTTAAGGCACAGATTTACAAGACTGCCATTGAG ACTGCTGTACTCCTTCTTAGGATAGATGACATCGTGTCAGGAATGAAGAAGAAACGAGAAGAGCCAGGATATATCCCACCTCAAGAGGGCGAGCAGTGA
- the LOC135483746 gene encoding large ribosomal subunit protein uL22-like, which yields MTRYSLDPENATKSAKARGSHLRVHFKNTRETAQAVKKMPLGRAKRFLKNVCEKKEIVVFRRFNGGVGRHAQAKQFGATQGRWPKKSATFLLQLLKNAESNAEYKGLDTDHLMIEHIQVNRAPQMRRRTYRAHGRINPYMSSPCHIEVILAEKEQVVSKPAEDEPVKKKVSQKKLKRQKMTMRD from the exons ATGACTCGCTATTCACTTGACCCAGAAAATGCGACCAAAT cGGCAAAGGCAAGAGGGTCCCACCTTCGTGTCCACTTCAAG AACACGAGGGAGACAGCTCAGGCTGTGAAGAAGATGCCCCTAGGCCGTGCTAAACGTTTTCTCAAGAACGTGTGTGAGAAGAAGGAAATTGTTGTATTCCGTCGTTTCAACGGTGGTGTCGGTCGTCATGCACAG GCCAAACAGTTCGGTGCCACCCAAGGTCGGTGGCCCAAGAAGAGTGCCACCTTCCTCCTCCAGCTCCTTAAGAATGCTGAGAGCAATGCTGAGTACAAG GGTTTGGATACTGACCACCTTATGATTGAGCACATCCAAGTGAACCGTGCTCCCCAGATGCGAAGGAGGACATACAGAGCTCACGGAAGGATCAATC CTTACATGAGCAGCCCTTGTCACATTGAAGTGATCCTAGCTGAGAAAGAACAAGTTGTGTCTAAGCCAGCTGAGGACGAACCAGTTAAGAAGAAAGTATCACAGAAAAAACTCAAGAGGCAAAAAATGACCATGCGAGACTAA